The DNA segment GAGTGTCTTTTGTAAGAGTTGCTAATTTTAAGGAATGCAACCATGTTATTTGTTTCAGGAAAAACACTTCTAGCGTTCATTATAGGCATCCTCTTCTTGTAACATGTACTACCACTGAAGACAGCTGCCTCACAAAGACAATCATTCAATAATTCCTGCCTGCAAATCTCCTCATCAATATCAAACACCCTTTCCAGTTCTGAAAATTCCCTATTAGGAAAATCAACATTAGCTATTCTCTGGATAGAGACATCCGAAGGTGAAGAATTCGGATCACAGAAATCTTTCACCTCATTCGGATAACACCCTCGAGATGGATCATAGTGATCTTTGGGAGAATAGCCTGGCAAGCAACTGCAATTGATTACCTTATTATCAGTTAATTGGCAAAAGCCATATACACCACAAATGTTGCTCACAACACAAGGCTGCGTGATAGCTTGCCACGCAACATCCCAACCGTTCCCATTTTCTTTGCTACGGTAAAGCTGTTGGAAATCTCCCTTGTCAGTGACCATCGATAATCTTGAACTGAAGAAGGCTGGTCTGCTATCATGTTGCTTATGATTGAGCTTCCATTCACAATAAACATAGTAGCAGTAGTCTTATTGAAAACTAGCCATACATTATTGTGGTTTATAGTCTGAGCATTCCAGtaccccaaatcaggagttctatAAGCAGACAAAACCACATTCCCATTCATCTGCATCTCTAGTCTGTATTTTCCCGTCGAGTAATCCACTGTTCCATTGGAATTAGAAAATAGCTTTTGCCCCATAACAAGAACTTGTCCAGGCAAAATAGTATTTGTAGGGAAATCAAAGCTTTCCCACAAGACTCCTGAGGATGAATTTCTCAGGACAAAATTTCCATCATCTTGCATAGCAGCAAAACTTGTGCCTGTACCATTGTACAAAACAAACTCTCTCCTGTTAGAGTCTGTCAACACAAGGTGTCCACTCAGTGTTAGAATAACCTTTGATCCGGCATGAACTGGATCATCGCGATTGGCTGACCATATGAGAGTATGTTCGGGGATTTTATCAAACCAAATGCCAACAAGGAAGAGTCCAGTTTTAAGACTGTAGAACCCAAAGGCAAAATCTCCAGAGGGTGAAAGCCAGTGTGAAGATTTACTTCCAGCTGAGATGTTGGAACCAAGAGGGAGAATATCTCTACTTTCTTGAgaaaatgaacaaagaaaggtAAGCTGAAATAAGACACTCCGTAACAGGATTCTCCAAGAAACCATTTTTACACATGAAAATACCAAGAATCAGCAAGTAAGATACGAATGGAAAaaaattgttttttcttttttatgatAGTGAAGATTGAGACTTGCATATTATAACGCATATGGCATTCTTTTTTCCATATTGGAAGTTAATGTTCTCATAAACAGTTAGTATGGTAAGTCAATATTGGGTTCATCCCATGGCCCACGTGAAAGAAGATAAGCTTACTTTTGGTTTTTTCAAGCGAATCAATTTAGAAAAGGTTTGGGAAGTAAATAGCGATGTAATTGAGTACATCAATATCGGTATTCTTCAATTATAAATAGGTACATCTATCTTCATTTCTAAGACACACCAAATAAAGAGAAAGAGATTGATTTACAGAGTAAAAAGCAAAATATCACTTGAGGAAAAATATAGAGAGTTTGAGCGGTATTATAGTGAGATGGAAAAATCAAAAGAggattatttcttttgagtgtttagTGGTCTTGGAGTATTTTAGTCGGTACCACAAATTGTAAATCCTTGCTATAGTgaaatcagttgctcctctcgggccATGATTTTCCCTTTATTCAAAAggttttccacataaaaaatCTCGGtatctttgtttttcttattattaCCGTTGATTACAGTATTTTAGTAATCCGCAATTATTATAATCGTATACCGTAAATATTATTTATGTGGGCTTAATTTTCCCAAGTCACGGAAACGATCACAGACTTTTACACATAATGTTATTTAGGATTTGGTCACAAAAGACTAGTTGGAAAAGGTATATGACTCAAACATCAAAATAATTAAGATTGAAAAGTCTTTGCATACTATGCTGCATATGTAGCCACTCGCTGGTAACTTATAATATTCGGTAGGCACAAGATTTCAAATATATTTAGCAGCCTAAAACATATTAGAATGGTCAGCATATGCAACTCtctcacgacccaatttcccctttgTATGACGTCGTAACggcatctagtctctacgactagataagcctaacatttgcggaataatgaaatgaaaacataaatttaacaactaactgtccaAAAATATACAGCggatcccaaaacccgaaacatcgtgaatcacaaactacataaggaaaatctagtgtctctatacatcagagtctaacaaaggaaaaatacagaagataatggacatgagaaagagtagaaggagactccgaggtctgcggacgcaacagatataccttaaagtctccaaagctgtcacggctcactgatagtgccgctgataaggagcacctggatctgtatacgaaaaatatgtgcagaagagtagcatgagtacaccacaattggtacccaataagtgccaagcctaacctcggtcgagtagtgacgaggtcaggtcaaggcgttactggtaaatatataataaaacaagatagagtgtaataccgcagtaaaataaaggttgaaatttaacaacaatgaaatcatagaaggtaacagctcagtacacaggaACACAATCAGGGATCTCCCGAgctaccgtctcgtagtcccaaacgtaaatgtgcagtacagggagatctcccggaataccattccgtagtcccaaagtaaatatgtagtacatgaggatcttccggaataccgttccgtagtcccaaagtaaatatgcagtacaataggatctcccggaataccgttcagtagtcccaaagtaaatatgcagtacatggggatctcccgaaataccgttctgcagtcccaaagtaaatatgtagcgaaaacaatagaattcaatagttacgaCACAAAATTTTACAGTTCAACCTATGCATCAGTTAAGGAAAGACAAGTAAATTTACTAAAATGctgcacgtagttcaagtaaacagttaaagcaagtaggcatgctattctaagctagcaggatactacacatgGTGATGaaaactcaaataagaaggaaatcaggttattacttagtagaaaattGGGTTTTTatacaattagcccgtgtacgaactcgtcacctcacgtacacgacattcatatatcaaaaacagtacAAATCCTATGGGGAgtccccccccacaaggttaggcaagtcacttacctcgaaccaagctaaaTCCATCGGTAACAATgtcttttccacgaatatctgactccgaatgccccaaatctaacaaaaaataagtacatatcataaatataactacaataaactaatataattaatgaaataaaaatttagataaaaattccgaaatccgtcctaaaaagttgacccgagcccacatctcggaatcgggcaaaagtcacaaaatacgattcactcacgagtctaaccatataaaatttactcaaatcctaccacaaatcccctttcaaaactcgatatctttgttgaagaagttcttccaaatattttccaatttcaaccccaaaatccgaaattaaagaggaaattaatgatagattagtgggatataaccataaaggagttaagaatcgttacccaatcgatatctttgaaaatccctcaaaatctcgtccaaatccgagctcccaactcaAGTTATTGATAAAAATGTCAAAACCCCCGTTTTTGGAAACATAATACTGCCCAGTGATGCCTTAATCACGATTGCGGAagtagcctcgcgatcgcgaagagcaacttTGCTTCCCCATAAATTTACTATACCCGATCGCGTAAAAcaccatgcgaacgcgatgctctggCTCACATACTCACGCGATCGTGAACGTCCTCACCCGTTCATGATGAGCAAAGCGTGTGGCCCAGCTTTGGTACacttaaccttacgcgatcgtgaccttgtctttgcgttcgcgagcaCCACCTCGCATCACTACGCGTTCGCATGTCCAAGTCCGTGAATGCGAAGAATAATTCCATCCTCTGCCcagctaagcctacgcgatcacggatcaccccacgcgatcgcgtataaggaaaccaggactcagacaccagaaaacttcagcaaccgcctaagtccaaaaatcgatctgttgggggtccgaaactcacccgaagcccccgagacctcgaccaaatataccaaccaatcctaaaacaccatacgaacttagttgagccctcaaaccacatcaaataatgctaaaatcacaactcatcctccgattcaaacttaaagaacttgaaactttcaatttcgacaattgatgccgaaactaaccaaaccacgtccgattgaccccaaattttgcacacaagtcaaattcaacattacggacctactccaactttcgaaatcggaatccaaccccgatatcaaaatttccactaccggtccaaaactccaacaattcaactttcgctatttcacgcctaaataagctacggacctccaaaactctaTCCgtacatgcccctaagtccaaaatcacctaatggagctaacgaaaCTAACATAACTCCATTCCTGAGTCGTATTCACACAgttatgactacggtcaaaatcttaagacttaagctcccgttttagggagtaagtgtcccaaaactctcctaaaccaaaaacaaaacctcccggaaagtcacataagcagaaaaaggtacgggggaaatatcatgaacaacaagtacaaagagggttggacggttcagaagctaaagcaattgaagaaaataatatttcgtcgaaagtcgacaagttgggaatgttataacatgtacctttggggtgagactagggtgcttaacatgataaggagattatgttatgatttatattagtcgtatgacatctgtgtgttatgttttgaagtcaagcgagttgtggaacaaaagtcgatgaaagtcatcacaagttacattcataagttttactgaaactttgggtcaaatgtaactgcgattttctcccaatatcttagagttatggggtgttccacccatcaaattaaagatctatgagtctattttccaacgcattaaaccatttgtcaatacgacattggagtagaaagatatgggcatttgtgcaatactgcgcaagctgctaggtgacaagtaggtgtgtcacctacttgcttaaatgagagcccaaaacaTGGGCCATTtcaggtcgtccaaagaggccttttaaaggcctattttcttcatatattagacttaaaatagagcataataaccagacataagttCTGCcaaaaaaatcctcccaaaaatttcccacaaaccctaattgattttctctccctttcaagttctaattggaggtaaaacctagagtttgaagaaccaagataggagctgagttatccaacaaataaggtgagtttactgctctctttcaaccaatttttcttctgtaaattcatggtaagtcgttctatacttgtaagaactcacgggacagtgatcgaaagccgtgagttcgagttattcacttgtagcggactgttttgtggactgttttgtgttgctgttgggctgcatgttttactactattttgtggagttttggaggaggaagggggtttataaacaccatatagtagggtggttggctggtcgttcgtcataacatttccgggtcgtttgacactactacggtggtcgttttgtgtatgaagagattggggtgtgttgggctgttttgtagtatttgatggcgtatatagggctgaaaaatggtgtatatatgttgttattgttctgttcttgtattgttggtgttatcttgaatttggaggaagtaaggattataggggagatgctgcccgttttaatacaaaataagtttgtcgttcgttgtgcgatagttgtacctttcgtaacttaacgatagtattattatcattcttgtagagtaaggtgcgaagaggtgtgttcaacttggtgattagaagtattgtgataaggtatgttaaggctaagcccttccttcattttggcatgatctcgtggctacatgtgttaataacgagacataaagagaagttcgtattcatgaatttattcacattattctagtctcataagttacaatattattccttatcgagacttcatattcagtttagttttgtctttattcagtcaagagagcagagggtctatatatatatatatacagtattacactattttcaccaccatcgagctataatcggtgggcaggcccctattgggcaacctctgatcagatggtaagttatatataccgagcctactatggccgagcgcctatgagcgagcccaggatggccgagatacagagctcagtatggccgagcacctatgagcgatcctactacggccgagcatttacacgtaccgagccttatagggccggacatttattttacttactatattgaaggagtttagtcactatcagcaggtaagtatatctccagatcatctttgactcccagttattatattatcagtttagtttcgattttcagttatattattgccttacatactcggtacattatttcgtactgacatcccttttctggggacgctgcatttcatgcatgcaggttcagatagacagacgagtagacctcctcagtaggtgtttccagagtttagcctgatcggtaagctccacatccttcggagttatcgggtctaggtttttgtgtgcatcttatgtatgtatttatatatataatatgggtaggtcggggccctgttccgatcacaatatatctatcagtagaggcttgtagacatatcctgttggttagttcagtatgttgggtttgtaggcctggtatgtatatttgatggtttgtcagctgtagtagctatgacggccttgtcggcctagctttatattgatgtttagttagcgctagtttccattcagttttatattttgcttcgcaaattgtcttgcaaggtggccccatggccaaagtatgacataatatgttcagagtcccttagtcgcaatttggtacgccaggttaggtgaggcaccgggtgcttgtctcgctcctaggttcggggcgtgacagtttATAATCTTCCAATTATTCCTTTTAAAGCATAAGTTTCTCGATCTTGTATTCTACATAAATATCTGAGAAAATTTCCAAGTGTCAAtactaattaattaagaaataccataaaataTCGGGCTCTAGTGGGAGGTTTATCGTGTGAATATTCGAACTACTAGCgataacgcacgattctgccgaggtcgttcggcccgatccggaATAATGTGTATACTGCCGAGGAAcatgcgacacgatccatagatgcatctatactgacGAGGTGCTCGTCCCGCTCCACAAGATAGGAAGACACTTTATGAACCTCCGGGATGAGAAGCTATCACATGGCTAACACTTAAAGATGTataatttctattaacggtcgaGTAATTTGCACAAAATTCAAGTATGTAAAATTTcggtcttttactatttcctctaacaatttccAATATGATTCAGGTACTTCAATTAATAAAGGatgcaaacattacaagtaattcatgatttgggtcctaactacccggacatagcataattagtagctacgcacgcaCTCTCGTCAATCcatgcgtacatagcccccacaattagtagcagatattaatttaaatcacctatggagtaaatttcctcttacaagattagacaagagacgtACCTCGTTCCgcaattccataaccggctccaacgccactctaacccCTCAAACTGATGCTTGTCGGtccaaaactatgcaaacaaAATATGCAAATCAATCAATATGTGTTTTAATACCCATAACtaatcaatttaaataatttccaactccactcgaaaagttaGCAGTAGGGTCCACATCTCAGAACcagacgaaactcacaaaatctgacaatccatccaattacgagttcaaccatactaatttcactcaaatctgactctgaattggcattcaaaactcgaaaattcgttttatgaaattatagaaatttccttcgatTTCCCTTGAAGATTCGATAACCATACACCataaatgaagattaattcatgaaatataattacaatggagtcaagaacacttaccccaagttgtgtggtaAAATTTCTctcgaacttaaagggttctgtCTAGTCATTTTCGCTTCTACAGACACAagagccgcttttgcggctctgcTTCTGCGAAAGACTACTGTAAGCAGACCCTCGCACCTGCTGAAATTCTTCCGCTCCTGCGTAACCACCTGTTCGACACACCTTAGCGCATCTGCTCACAATCCCACACATGCGACCCTTACTTCGCTtttgcgcacacgcaggtgcgctGCCCCCTTCTGCTTCTGTGACTTCATGCCCAGGATGCCCAAGCCATTTTTTCAGACCtcacctcgcttctgcgaggccgcTTCTGTGACCAAACCTCCACAGAAGCGGTCACACCAGCTGCTGCCCAGCTTCAGCATTTCCTAAGTCCAATAATAAATCCGTTAACCAttcagaatccacccgaggccctcgggaccttaaccaaatataccaacacgtcccaaaatgcgatagaacttagtcgagccttcaaatcacatcaagcaatGCTAAAActatcgcactccaattcaagcgtAATTATCtctagaacttcaaacttctacattggatgccgaaacctattaaatcaaatTCGATTGACCTCAGATAATTTATACAAGTCATACTTGACATTACGAACTTACTCACACTTCCATAAtcgaaatctgaccccgatatccaaaaagtccactcccgatcaaatttttcaaaaaccttcaaatttttaactttcgccaattgacccCGAAACCacctatagacctccaaatccacatgcGGATGCGCCCATAAGACCAAAACTACCTTACGTAACTactcccaggctcggaatcccaaacggatatcgataacatcaaaatccacttcaacccaaacttaggaaattattAAGCCTTCCActacaaaaaaatagaat comes from the Nicotiana tabacum cultivar K326 chromosome 14, ASM71507v2, whole genome shotgun sequence genome and includes:
- the LOC107816912 gene encoding G-type lectin S-receptor-like serine/threonine-protein kinase LECRK3 translates to MVSWRILLRSVLFQLTFLCSFSQESRDILPLGSNISAGSKSSHWLSPSGDFAFGFYSLKTGLFLVGIWFDKIPEHTLIWSANRDDPVHAGSKVILTLSGHLVLTDSNRREFVLYNGTGTSFAAMQDDGNFVLRNSSSGVLWESFDFPTNTILPGQVLVMGQKLFSNSNGTVDYSTGKYRLEMQMNGNVVLSAYRTPDLGYWNAQTINHNNVWLVFNKTTATMFIVNGSSIISNMIADQPSSVQDYRWSLTREISNSFTVAKKMGTVGMLRGKLSRSLVFCLPGYSPKDHYDPSRGCYPNEVKDFCDPNSSPSDVSIQRIANVDFPNREFSELERVFDIDEEICRQELLNDCLCEAAVFSGSTCYKKRMPIMNARSVFPETNNMVAFLKISNSYKRHSVSKGVLVAGVTVCAVLAPLFAAIAIYYHPFVRKYRHAKNPPKRKPIELNLRAFSFHQLHEATNGFKNKLGQGASGVVYSGILKLEDEEVEVAIKQLENGGEEDKEFLAEVRVIGLTHHKNLVRLLGFCNEKNHRLLVYELMKNGAVSNFIFQDGQRPSWKLRSDIALGIARGLLYLHEECENQIIHCDIKPQNVLLDKNYTAKIADFGLAKLLMKDQTRTITNFRGTMGYMAPEWLKNVPVTTKVDIYSFGVLLLEIIFCQRHMDLNPVDEANEESELILVDWVLHCVRTEKLKAVVSHDEEIVDDFRNFERKTMVGLWCLCPEPNLRPSAAMLVQMLEGTIEVGVPPMIDSNMH